GGCCACGGGCTTGAGCTCAAAAATTGTCGAGGTCCTTGGGGGCGCACCGGTTGGGATGTCGATTGCTGAAGCCTACGATGCCCTGCGGACGGGTGTGGCCGATGGTATCACGGTCCCTGTTGAAGCCCTACAGCAGTGGAAGTTCGCAGACTGGATAGAATATGTTACCGAAGACTATGGTGTGGCCTACACCACGACCGGTTTTTGTGTCATGAACAAAACCAAATGGAATAGTCTTCCTCCGGATATTCAGAGTATAATCGAAAAGGTTAATGCAGAGTGGATAGAAAAAACCGGTCAATTATGGGATCAGGTGGACAAGGAAGGCAAAGTCTACGCACAGGGCAAAGGTATAAAGTTCATACCACTCTCAAAAGATGAAGACGCCCGATGGGCGGCAAGGGTTAAACCGATCATTGGGGAATATGTAAAAACCATGAAAGCGAAGAATCTGCCCGGTGAGGAAGCTTTAAACTTTTGCCTGAACTACTTGAAAAAGAATCAACAGTAGTCTATATAGTTCTGGCTTGTGAAGCGCCAGTGGTTTGATCTAAAGGGGTCCGAAACAAAGTGTCTGCTCTTTTTTGGGTAGTTTTTTCCGGACCCCCTTATTTTGAGGTCTCAAGGGCGCACATAATATTTTCTGGTAAAACGCTGTCATTATCGGAGAGGTGTGCCGAATGGGCATGAAAAATATAATTAAAACAGCCTGTGTGGCGTGCCAGGCAGGGTGTGGCTTACTCGTGTATGTAGAGGAAGGTAAGATTACCAAACTATCAGGTGATCCCGAAAGTCCAGTAAACCTGGGGAAGCTTTGTTTAAAAGGAGCAGCCTCTCTTGACTACTTGCGTCATCCGGCACGGCTTAAATACCCGTTGAGGAGAACCCGAGAGCGTGGCAGTGGACAGTGGGAGTGCATCTCATGGGATAAAGCCCTCGATGAGGTGGCTAAATCCCTGATAAAGGCAAAAACGATGTACGGGACTGAGAGTGTGGTCTTTATGAGAGGCTCCTTCAAAGGGGGCTATGAAGGTGCGTATCTTGCCCGCTTTGCCAATGCCTTTGGCTCGCCTAATATCGCTTCAATGGCGTCTGTCTGTTTCCAGCCGAGGGTCTACGGAAGTATGATCACACACGGTTTCAATCCTGTGCCCGATTATGACTATCCACCAGCCTGCATACTGATATGGGGGGCAAACCTGCCTGAAACACGCTTCGGGGAAGGGCTCGACACGTTAAAGGCATTGCAAAATGGTTCAAAGTTGATTGTTGTCGATCCGCGCAAAATCAACCTTGCGCATAGAGCCAAGATCTGGCTGCAATTACGGCCAGGCTCGGATCTGGCGCTTGCACTCGGTCTGATCCATGTAGTCATGAAAGAAGGCTTTTGCGATCAGGCTTTTGTAGATAAATGGACCATTGGTTTCGATGAACTGAAGAATCATATAGAGCAATATACCCCGGAAGTAGTGGAAAAGATAACATGGGTGCCAGAAGATCTCATCAGGGATGCAGCGCGACTTTATGCAACATCTAAGCCAGCCGTACTACAGGCAGGAAATGCAATTGATCACACCGCAAATAACTTCCAGACAGCACGGGCACTTGCAATTCTTCGAGCTATTACCGGAAACCTCGGCATTCCCGGCGGGGAACTTGCCTGTTCGCAACCAGATATCGTGCAAATGGGATCACCAGAATTTGACTTGAGGGATAAGCTCTATAAAGAGGTGCGAGACAAACGGCTCAATGCAGGCGATAGATTTCTCCCCTTTGTATTTTACGCGCTTCCACAGAGCATAGTAAAAGCAGTTCTGAAAGGCGAGCCTTACAAGGTGCATGCTGCCTATATTCTTGGTGGCAACATGCTCCTGACCTACACTAATTCCCAGAACGTATACAAAGCACTGAAGGAGATCGATTTTCTGGCAGTTGCCGATATGTTCATGACACC
The Pseudomonadota bacterium genome window above contains:
- the dctP gene encoding TRAP transporter substrate-binding protein DctP, with amino-acid sequence KFKPKELDDVKVMYLHGHGPGLLLTKKKPVYKLEDLKGMKIRATGLSSKIVEVLGGAPVGMSIAEAYDALRTGVADGITVPVEALQQWKFADWIEYVTEDYGVAYTTTGFCVMNKTKWNSLPPDIQSIIEKVNAEWIEKTGQLWDQVDKEGKVYAQGKGIKFIPLSKDEDARWAARVKPIIGEYVKTMKAKNLPGEEALNFCLNYLKKNQQ
- a CDS encoding molybdopterin-dependent oxidoreductase, translating into MKNIIKTACVACQAGCGLLVYVEEGKITKLSGDPESPVNLGKLCLKGAASLDYLRHPARLKYPLRRTRERGSGQWECISWDKALDEVAKSLIKAKTMYGTESVVFMRGSFKGGYEGAYLARFANAFGSPNIASMASVCFQPRVYGSMITHGFNPVPDYDYPPACILIWGANLPETRFGEGLDTLKALQNGSKLIVVDPRKINLAHRAKIWLQLRPGSDLALALGLIHVVMKEGFCDQAFVDKWTIGFDELKNHIEQYTPEVVEKITWVPEDLIRDAARLYATSKPAVLQAGNAIDHTANNFQTARALAILRAITGNLGIPGGELACSQPDIVQMGSPEFDLRDKLYKEVRDKRLNAGDRFLPFVFYALPQSIVKAVLKGEPYKVHAAYILGGNMLLTYTNSQNVYKALKEIDFLAVADMFMTPTVAMADIVFPVGSFLETNGIITPPYYPIVQVQQKVAQVGECRSDYEILAGLARRTGIGEWFWDNEKECLDYIMKPAGLTFEEFGKVGTLVGKKEYRKHEKGGFSTPSKKVEIYSQRLKDWGFDPLPTYREISETPLSTPELTKEYPLVLTSWKTEEYRHSGGRQVEYLRKRHPEPLVSIHPDTATRFGITDGDMVCIETKRGRIYQKAAVTTDIDRRVVGVDYAWWFPEKGSENMYNWAEANVNILTDDGLPWGNEMGTPNLRGILCKVYKASV